One region of Polyodon spathula isolate WHYD16114869_AA chromosome 25, ASM1765450v1, whole genome shotgun sequence genomic DNA includes:
- the LOC121300294 gene encoding ETS-related transcription factor Elf-3-like, translating into MAVSYEFSRILTNVMSTVYQTEESNPGGISLPDSRELLQPLSLESQDPSSWCSIKPQFWNRNHVLQWISHHVEKYDYDASTLDMSYCTMDGATLCQLSCESLRTMFGPLGDQLYRSLCEQNCKSLAYDDLDTAFEDVSYIIRGDEGDLNLLDTVRFGAAWDSDFNIIMDPSWSDTGYESGPTSPDSLNSSSGSQRFQTPCSPDSVGSDSDLDSSKSKFTPTTDLYMKIEGCDLKPCKRGRGRPRKLSRSVADCIEIKKSKHTPRGTHLWEFIRDILISPEKNNGLMKWEDRTEGVFKFLKSEAVAQLWGQKKRNSSMTYEKLSRAMRYYYKREILERVDGRRLVYKFGKNSSGWKLGEVNSGK; encoded by the exons ATGGCAGTGTCATACGAGTTCAGCCGCATTCTCACTAACGTCATGAGCACGGTGTACCAGACTGAGGAGAGCAACCCTGGAGGCATTTCTCTCCCAGACAGCAGGGAGCTCCTGCAGCCACTGTCCCTGGAATCACAGG ACCCCAGCAGCTGGTGCAGCATCAAACCGCAGTTCTGGAACAGGAACCACGTATTGCAGTGGATCAGCCACCACGTGGAGAAGTACGACTACGATGCCAGCACCCTGGACATGTCCTACTGCACCATGGACGGGGCCACGCTGTGCCAGCTCTCCTGTGAATCCCTGCGCACCATGTTTGGGCCCCTGGGGGACCAGCTGTACCGCAGCCTCTGTGAGCAAAACTGCAAGAGCCTGGCGTACGACGACCTCGACACCGCCTTCGAAGACGTCAGCTACATCATCCGAGGGGACGAGGGGGACCTGAATCTGCTGGACACCGTCCGGTTCGGCGCAG CCTGGGACAGTGACTTCAATATCATCATGGATCCTTCCTGGAGTGATACTGGCTATGAGTCCGGCCCCACCTCTCCCGACAGCCTCAACAGCTCCAGCG GGTCCCAGAGATTCCAGACCCCTTGCTCTCCAGACTCCGTTGGAAGTGATTCGGACCTCGATTCATCCAAATCAAAATTCACCCCCACGACAG ATCTGTACATGAAGATCGAAGGCTGTGACCTGAAGCCCTGTAAGCGAGGGAGGGGGCGGCCCAGGAAGCTGAGCCGCAGCGTGGCGGACTGCATCGAGATCAAGAAGAGCAAACACA CTCCTCGTGGGACTCACCTGTGGGAGTTCATTCGAGATATCCTGATCAGCCCGGAAAAGAACAACGGGCTGATGAAGTGGGAGGACCGTACGGAGGGGGTTTTCAAGTTCCTCAAGTCTGAGGCAGTGGCACAGCTCTGGGGGCAGAAGAAGAGGAACAGCAGCATGACGTACGAGAAGCTGAGCCGTGCCATGAG GTACTATTACAAGAGAGAGATTCTGGAGCGAGTGGATGGCCGGAGGCTGGTTTATAAGTTTGGGAAgaactccagtggctggaagctGGGGGAAGTGAATAGTGGAAAGTGA